A genome region from Triticum aestivum cultivar Chinese Spring chromosome 2B, IWGSC CS RefSeq v2.1, whole genome shotgun sequence includes the following:
- the LOC123042131 gene encoding histone H4 codes for MSGRGKGGKGLGKGGAKRHRKVLRDNIQGITKPAIRRLARRGGVKRISGLIYEETRGVLKIFLENVIRDAVTYTEHARRKTVTAMDVVYALKRQGRTLYGFGG; via the coding sequence ATGTCCGGCCGCGGCAAGGGCGGGAAGGGTCTGGGCAAGGGCGGCGCCAAGCGCCACCGGAAAGTGCTGCGGGACAACATCCAGGGCATCACGAAGCCGGCTATCCGGCGTCTGGCTCGCAGGGGCGGCGTGAAGCGCATCTCGgggctcatctacgaggagacccgcggcgtgctcaagatcttcctcgagaacgTCATCCGCGACGCCGTCACCTACACCGAGCACGCCCGCCGCAAGACCGTCACCGCCATGGACGTCGTCTACGCGCTCAAGCGACAGGGGCGCACCCTCTACGGCTTCGGCGGCTGA